DNA from Branchiostoma lanceolatum isolate klBraLanc5 chromosome 6, klBraLanc5.hap2, whole genome shotgun sequence:
agacccccaaactaaaatatctatcgtgtggggatagatatttcagtttgggggtctggcatccaggctaattcTTCTATAAACTCATGCAGAAAAATCTATTTTGCCATCACTGTTCTCACCCACATGTACTGTATCTCAAATTAATCCAAATATCAGTGACATATATCTAATTCACAATTTCTGATAATACTGATAATTCTGAGGTAAGAATGAAGTATCAAACAAGTGAAAGAACCTGACCTTGTTTACATATACTGATGTTGAGCAGTCCTGAAGGCAGACAGGCCTGGTTCTGACAGTAACACTTGTTGTCAGGGTTGATGTCACCACTTTGGAACAGCCTCTCCGGGGCCTCGTACCTGTATGTGGGGATCCCTCGCACAGAGCTCTCTCTGATAAACTCTCCTTCAACCGACCTGGACAAATCACACCCTCAGACTCAGACAGATACCTTAAACAATCTACAACATGTAAttttaagtacatgtgtatgatcttttttttttcgactGGTATCTgtctctgtatctatatagccagtataaccgccattcggcgtaacacaccagcttcgcaggcacccggtgcagcagcagctggttatattacaccgaatgacctgtcacgtctaaccatATTGCATATccaactgcatgcattgtttaaagctatctaatgaggatgcttccacggtacttggttgtaacgagttccactctacgatcgttctaggaaaatacgaatttttgaacacatcaatcctaggttgaaaagtctgatacttaaaggtaTGGCTATCAATATATGAAATGGTAATTGTACGAAAGTGCATCTTTGCTTTCCTTTGTGTTTTCAAACGTAGCAGAATTGAGATGTTGGCATACATGATACAGATAAGGGGGTGGCTTACAGCATTGCAAATACGTACTAGTACAACACACATTTTTAATCTGGGTATGATAAATGTTTCATATGGAGATAACTATGCTGCTAACATCTGACCTACCTGCAAATGTCAGTGGAAAATAAGGTGGCTTTCGCCTCTTTTGTTATGAAGGGTGGAAAGAAATTTCCatctgcaaacaaacaaaaacgtaaGAAAGTTAGTATCTAAAATTCAGAAAATGTACAATTATTCATACATTTCATggcaaaatataaacaaatggCCAAATTTTCACTCCCAAACTAGATTGACACAATCTTTTGATGTTATTGTTTAATACATGATGGTTTTGCTAAGCAAACAGATAACAGACAAATATTGGGGTGCTTTAAATATCTATTATGCGTCTAACTTCAGCCTCCAGAACAAAGTCGTTAATCATTAAATGTTACCTGTTCCATTGATCATGTTACAGTAGGGGTCATCACTCCAATAATTCAGCTTTCTGTATTAgcaaaaaggaacaaaaacaaatcagGTACAAGTCAGATCCAAAGAGAAATCATGACACAAACTGAGATAGTCTCAATGTTAATTGACCACAACTTCATTTTGAGATGGTAATGTATCTGAATAATATACTAGATTATCAAAATGTActattatttatgatttttgaaaTTCAGTTACAAATCAATATTGGTAGTATAGATCTGTTTCTTTGTATATCATACTTCATGTGATCATGTTTACCGTTTCAGGTTACTCACACATCACATTAAGGGTCATGAAGTTCAGGATTGGAagacagtcacacaatggacaCTATTTCAATACACAAAGAATGTTAGAATCAATCATTTTAATACCTAACTATCGTTTTTAAGGTGCAATCTATGTAAACAGCAGATTAATTCAGGGCTACTATTGAACCCTGCCACTCTGTACTGCACAGtgacaaataaaacatttatttattattataaTGATAGCCTAATCAATTCATCAGAAAGATCTGTGAAAAATATTTACTTTTGTCCATCCCATGTGTCGATAAGGTTGACCTTCGTAACATCGCCTTTCCCTGTGAAAACTGAGTACACTCCGTCTGTTCCATTGACTTTGcgctgaaacaaaacaaaacggcAGAAATTAATCTTAGCATTCTGTGAGTTGTTCTTTGTTGTATTGGATAAAAGTTTGATTTGCGACAATGACAAAAATTAATCTAAGGTGGCACAGTTTGTAACAGCCACCTGGACTACTACCTtttttccaaggaggttaaatttatATTTCCACAGAAAAGGCAATGCCTCAAAATACTAGTAAGGTAGTTAAACACTATCAGTACATCTTTAcatcaatgtacaaaaaaataaaaagtaagAACTGAGTCTGTAGTACTTACCCCCATGAACAACCCAAACTCTGCAGACGGTAGGAGACCAGGCACAAGCTTGTTGACATCCACGAGGAGTGAGTCGTTGTACCCCCACACCAGCCCTCCTACAGTTAGCTTCATGAACAGTGTCTCCTGGGCCAACCTCTCGATAATTGACACCAGGTCTTTAACAATGTCTCTCTCATTCTGGATCAGTTCTGCTATGGTCTGTAAAGGAGAAACATGTCTCTCATAAATATTAGTAGCACATAAAACCTGTATGTAtctatctgtatagctggtataactgtcCTGTGGCATATCACCCTAGCTTCGTAACACACCGGTTTTAAATGGCAACATAACCAAAACCAATATGAACAACATCAAGTACACAATGTGGAAACCAAGTAAGGAACCAAGCAAGCAAGCTATTGTAAGCAAGCAAGCCACCAATGATCATTCAATCAAACACTAACACTGAAATAGTTGTAAAGTTGATTGTTTCGCCGCTGTTATCACAAACTCTGAATGTGTTGATTCTTAGCAAAGTCAAATGTGCAGCTTAGAATTACGGTACTGCATTTCAATAGGGACTTATAGGAGTTCAGCACGCAAAAGTTTTTACTTGGAGTTATATAAGATGCAACAAGACTGAAAAGTGTGCACATAGATAGAACTAACTAGTTGTTCAGAATTCCAGAACATTTTAGTTGTTCTATATACTCACGACCAGCGGAATGTTTAAGGAGGTGAATGTGTCGTTCTCTGGTCCAACTGACATGTTCCTGAGGAAAGTGAAAGTCCTTGGCTGCATGTATGACACAGTTCCATTGTCGTAAAAGGTGATGTTTGTCTTCACTACTCTTTCCCTGGGAATTGGATAAAAAGAAACACTGTCAAGTATACTGATACATTTTCAAACAGTCTAATGCTATATACGTACAGAGGTGAAAAGTAGCTTGAGAAAAATATCTTTCATTTCAAATTCCATGATTCATTTGAAGTTTGTTGTCCAGATATTATGTTGAATAAAGAAATTAAAACTCTCAAAAAATCTTCTTTTTGGTCTGGAGCATGTTCTACCCTTCAATATTgataaaaatttttttttaaatggcttAGTGGAGACAAATGGCAATGGAAGTATGGATGTTGATTaacaaaacttacattcatatacaaaatgtaaagaatGAATGGCTGAGCCCTAGGGACTCTAGGGACATTGCCAAAAAGATGCACAATTCACGCACACAcatgttaagttaaaatcctcccacaccataagatgtatagggcggtgcccatccccgtttcatagccctggaccacactgtggtgcaatcactgcagcagggggctagtccactggcagtggagtgtgtttaacttccatatactgtttcataagtatgtaccatttttataaagtctttggtatgactcaatgtgcctcttgtccagaggtgtcctacccaggagttgaactcgggccttctggttccaagtaatcagaaccagatgtggtaagtaacagaagcgcagaccactaaaccacagggacacccctgcacatacatgtaggatgtttatacatgtatataactttTCTGAGTCTCTTACGAGTAGGTATATGGTCCTTTCTGTCTGACGGCAGGTTTCTCCCCCTGTAGCACCTCCTCAGGGTTGAGTAAGTCCCACACCCAGAACTGCATGAAGATCGGTACGGGGATGTCGCTCCATTGCTCGTACAGGTACGAACCCTTCTCAATTACCTCATTCTGTAAGGAAACAGGAAACAAGTGTGAGTAAGAGGAAAAGGGCACAGCACATCCTGACTTCCTATATCACTGAGAGTGACGACTatcaaaatactagtactggttgaatgttgaaattttggcagtggtttaatgttcgcagTTTTGCGGTGACATCTTcaccgccaacttaaaaccaccataaaAATGTTTGTTCTATCTTTAATTTTACCCGCATGCCCCATTTCAACGGCGAAGCTACttgtaaaaccactgcaaacacgtCATTAATTatctccctaccatgaaattaaatcccccgAACTTCACATTTGCAGTGTAGGAGGATTTGTGTCTAATGTCTAATTACTCAATGTGGTTCGCTGGTTgtttcaaggacattatataggaatcctctatataatgtccttggttgttcTGGTGTCGTCTATTGGAGGATCTATTTAACATGGCTGCAAACTTGAGAATGTCAAGGTCATGAAGAACTTCACATGCAAACATATTCTTTGtgggaaaatgtcaaaacaccAATAAGttgaacaagaaatcaaagaaacTTACTGGTTGCCTGTAACTTGAAACCTTGATACCAATAATCGATGGATCGGTCAAATCAATTAAAGAATCCACTTAAAAACAGCCTTACCTTTTTGATCTGATCGTGCAACAAACTGTCGAACAGAAAGATCGCTCCAATCCCCAACCCGAGAAACAGCACACCACACACACCAGTCACCCCCACACACAGCCGCAGAGAACACCGCATAGTTTCAGCTACAAAATCGTCCTGAAATGTGTCCTGTTCTTGCTACATGCTCTCAGAGGTGTAGTCACTATCAGCTTAAACACATGACTGTACGTTAAATAAGGCCGGAAAGATAAACAATAGGGGTGAACGTCCGATCGGTGTGTACTACAGGTGAACTTTGGTTACTTCTCGCGCGATGGTGCGCATATCCTGCGGGGCAATATGGACATTCCCATTTAGCTTTACAGGGGGAATTTCAATTTAGTTATTAAGCTGGAATAACCCCAATAACACATTATCTTATGTGCTTTAATGTCTTAAGATGAAGTTGGAGAAATATTACTAGTAATGAAACTGtagttatttttttattgtatataAATTTTTCTCCCATTGTCAAGTGGTATGTTCTAAATGGATGACGTATGAGGTTAAAGGTCGTCAAATGTCACCCAAAGAATTTTCGGTCATTGATTTTTCGGCTTTTGTCTGTCGACATTTTCCGGTGGATTGTTTTCCCAGGGTGGTTCTTTGAATCTCCCGTACGACTGTAGTGACAATCATGACCGTGGAGGTTACGGAGAGTTTATGTAGAGAAAGAATCGGGTAGTTTGAAGTGTTTTACCGGTAGATCAGGGTGGTAGAAAACGGCgacttcgcccccctcccctgtttTTTCTCACCCAAGGCCGGGTCGGGATATCTTCAGCTGCCAACAAAGAGCTTTTCACGCATCGCGGGTTAGCTAGACCGTGCGGTCAAGGGTCCTCCTTGAGCACACAGTTGTCGCATTCATAACTCAATTGCTATTTCGTTGATTGATTAGTAGTGCAGTGTAGTAGTACTCTGACTGACAGACATGTCTGCAGACGAGATTGAAGAGCCGGTGGTTTCGCGCTCGCGGGCGAGCAAGAGGCAGGGCAAGCCGGGCAAGGCCGATTCCGACGCCGAGGGAGTTTCGACGGCGTCCGATGAGAAGGGGGAAGACGGGAGAACGGAGAAGAAGAAGGGGAGAGTCGTTCATGCACCGATAGGTAAGCTGTGTGCATATTTTATGGGGCATAGCTGAAGCTCTTGGAGATTTGCGGACGCGAGGCTGTCATTAAAACATCAGTCCCATCAATCATTCTTGTGTTACCCCAGTTGTGGCACCAGATAACACACGGCTTGTAATAGTGCATGATTACATAATGTTACGTTTGGTGTAAGAAGAACGGTACATAACAATGTTCTAATTTCTGAAAGGCCTTCTATTGTAATTGAAACAAGGCAAATTAAATCAATTAGAAAAATATGTCTTTGTTGATAAGGCAGTCTTTCTTCAACCCCTCacacatgttttacatgtatgactatgagtgtATTGGTTCACCCTCTTTAGAAATTATCATTTGTTTCAACCACTTTGTGCACAACAGTTATACTTATGGCTTGCCATGTAATCTACAAACCACATTAAACCTTTACCTCATTAGATGGCAATTGTATATAGCTCTCAGTGCAGGACAAACCATGTCACAATGTGAACATTGTTATACGTGAACAGGGTGAGGTTTCACACAACTTCTCTATTCTTAACTCCTATGTTTGTATCGTTGTGGGCATGTGGTTCTACCACTACCAATGTACAGAGAAACCAAGTCCTTGGAGAAACAAAAAGGACATGTAGACAGCATTTTTACATTTGTTTGAAACAGTTATAAGAATTGACCCAGATTGCAAACCAGAATTTTTTGGAGAGTTTTTATCTTTTACATGGTTGAAATCCTGTGCTGAAGTACACATGTAAGGGGATACTCAGTTCACTGCATGCAAAGAAAGTAGGCTCTCCTGATCAGTTCATCACTCAGAATTCAAATGCCTTCAGGCACTAGGCCATTTCAAAGGAAGACATTTTTTCTCAATCTAAAATCCATGACAACACATTGGCAAGAGCCCATGAATCTATAACGCATTTTCAGGTGGTTTTGTTGTTGACGTGTCAGTTCTACTGCTGATAataatttatatacatacattttcaAGGCTCTTCAGTTCAAAAAGGGCACCCAAACCACTAGATACCTGCACATTTTACCAGTGCTTCTGCTTTCAAGTTGTTCCACTTCAGTACCTGTTCAAGTCTTGTTCAAGCCCCACCTGTTTCAATTGTTCACCGTTGAAAGAGCCCATTGTCACCACTGCTATTGTCACCGTTACACATATTACGCAAGCAGGCATTACATTCTTCTCCAGTGAACAGCAATTGCAAGTCAGCAAAAAAGCccttcatgttacatgtagatgttttgTCTGTCCTGTGGGCACTGTCCATcaatgctttgtttgttttgacaatTTCGTTATCTTAGGTTGACCTTAATTACTGTTTTGTGTAACCAGTATTTAGTTGCATGATTAACAACACATGGGGATGATGCATTTAGTGTTCATGATCTGTTTTGTGTGAGATTAAAAGATTTGAGTTAGTTTGTTGTTTTGAAAGACAGTACAGCCATTGTTACGAGGGACAGTAAAAAAAGGGCCCAAATGAGTAGTAATGGAACACAATGAAACCACCTTttgtaaggtacatgtacatgtgattatTATGTTCTGGGACATTCTGCATAGACACTGTGTAATCTTAGAACATACACAAAGAGCAGTGGTGAGTAAGTGGTGTTTAATTGTACCAGGCACCCTCAAGTTAGCAAAATAGCATGACTCAGAACACAAGAAAGGATTACAAGTTTATGACGTGAACCTTTTGTTGTGATATCAGGTATTTTGTCTTGAATAGAATTTGAAAGCTTTAAATAGGATTTGCTAAGGTTTCAGTTCTGTATCAATATATGTGTAGAACATAATGTTTTTGCACAATTACTTGCTGGACAAAAAGGCATGCTTTGGAGGATGATTCGCTTTACTTTTACTTACTTAAAGGTCAAAAACCTGTAGGTCAACAGCCACTCAGTACCAGGCACTGGTCAGCAACCTTTGCTAGATGAACCTTGATCTCAAGGCTTGTGTACACTTCTGTGGGCAACCTTCGATGCTGCTATCTGACTTGTGTTTGATATTACATCAGGCCTTGCATCActgtttacattgtacatggagCCTCTAAGGTTACTGCGCTATACCAACCCATAACAGACTCAAAATATCAtgttactgtaccctgcttctgcacatacaaatgtagttaagCATTAAAGATATATGTTACATTAAAAAACGACTTGTTTGTAGTGTTGTTgtatacacagaaaaaaagaaacccCCTAATTTTTATCAAACATATATGATCTAGGGACGCAATATTTGAACATATACCAAACACATGTAATTTTTAGTTCAATGCTGCATCATTTTCCTTTGACATGCAATTTCAAATTCAGTGCTTTGACATCTGTCTTGGACATGTGATTTCAAGTTCAATACCGGTTCACATTTTGACATCTTTTATGCCAGACAAGGACATTTAATGTGATTCATATGTTTTTGTACTGTTTAGAAGGCTCATTACCATTTAGCTCAACTAGCAAACAGGTGCctttgtacaattgtacatgtgtgtattcaAAGCAAATGTGCTTAAATCTCTATGCAAATGTCTATTTACAGCCCCAACATGACGAAttgtagttactgtactaacTGCCCCAAATGCTCATCATACAAATTATGTATTTGACGTAGAGCTGTgtattaggtacaggtacacaggttaaggtacaggtccggacctgaacctgttacagtgtacctaaactacttgttcggaaaatgctagattttcaataaggacaaaagcatgtttgaactggtaaaaacataatatttgattgtgctaggtattattttaatgaaaacacagatgaaaatttgactccagccatgcaaatgtgttttctgtgctttagagtggcttaaGTATTAAAATTTcttagtaattttatctgtcgaagtggccatcccctgagtcaggtccagtacacATACAGCAGGGttaggtattttggacctgtacctaattgattgtctgtatcggtacagtgtaccggtacacagctgtAATATTTTGACAATTCACAGTCATAATCGTATGAGAATACGTACACTGGTGTAAATGCAGTAGACTGTCAGTAGCTTGCAAAATTGAGCTTCACACAAAATCACCTGCAATGATTCCACAAGCTGATCAGTACGAATCTATGATAGTATCTTCCATGTTGAATGAGTGAGAgacatatttacatgtagttatatcATACTATGCCACCCTTTGTGTTCCAGACAAGTTGGGACCATATGGGCGCTGGATCCGCCACATCCTGCTGGAGTCCATCCTGGTAGGCACACCTGTCCTGGTGTCCATACAGGTGAGTCCACAGGTGTCCTGGTCTGTCAATCATATCTGTAACTCCAGACAGTTGCTGTTGTATATATCTAGACAGCATTTTACCAGCTATTTTTCTTCGTAACCCTAGCCACTCGTAATCCTATTATATGAATGATTTCTACTAATGTCTTGTCATAAAAATGAAGGAATTGAAAACACACCAAATTTCTGGTCTTATACCAAGAGGATCTTAGTATTCTTTAAATCTGATTTTCAATTCAAACTTTAATTTGTTGTACAGCGCTACTAGTATGATTGTCAGCAGCATTTGGCagcgttccgtgccaggctggaggcctgcccgccttagcccgggacctcaactccccccccccccctactttgcccctgaaggggttatttgggggtaatacctatgtagatgtagcatttacatgtacagatgtaACTTGTCGGCATTAGTTTGTCAGCAATAGCATTTTTAGTTGATGACTGTTAGTATGGAactgaaagtgttttttttactattgaTGTGTGACCCCCTTCTGATTGCTCCACTGAACCGTTTCATTCCATTCATTTCAAACACACTCTGTTGCGTTGTTCACAGTACTTGTACAAGCTTTACAAATGCAGTTAACATCATAAGAAtgggtatgcaaatgaggtaaaaGTCAGTAGAGTGAACCTTGTTCCACAGGAGTTAGGTTTCAAAACGAGTCAAGTCACTTGGTGTGGCATGGTTGTACAGACCCATTGTTAGTGTGGGAACAGGCATAACGTTTCAGTTTAATGCATACTCCGTTGTGAAAAGTACATTGTGGGTTACTATTACCTTCCAAATAACGTCTGAATGGCATTAAATGCCATTAATAATGTCTCTGTGCATGGTCCAGTAGCAAGAAAAAAACCTGGTGTACTCTGGAGCATTAGTCTTGCAAAGAAATAGAACTCAAGTAAAGGTTAAACTTACAGAAGAACAGAAACACTGTATACATAATCAGAATgcacaaatactgtaaatacctttaagtttgcagtaattTGATTCTGGGGTAAGGAGAAAATaaagtgttcgctgtggttttaagttagtgATAGCGCTATAGTCACGTTTCGTACATTTGTTTTAAGTTTACAATGAAGCAGTCACCATGAAAAAAGCGAACATAATACTACCGGGAAAatatcaagaattacagtaagcaGACATCCTATTACAGTACACATCTGTTGATCAACGTGATACTTTTTTGTCCACCTGTAGAAATTCCGCACTCCCGCCCGTACCGCTGCAATGAAGATGATCAGTTTCCTGGGTACAGAAGACTTCTACACTCCACTGGTATTGTGTCTGCTGTGGTACGTGTCTTACAAACATCTTAGTCACCTCAGGCTTCCTACAGGCTTCTAACAGTGTTTTCACTGAAGGATTGGAAGTTGTAAGTTGAagacacccagagcattttatgagacttgaaaactggaaatattctacttGCTGCAATCTTTATGAAactgacaattaatgccactgtttaccacatttgcgttcggatttcttatcacaagtgcgcaaaaacggcacaaaaattatctacatgatgatctttcagtttcacgcgcctactgtaaatactatagataccatagccccacccacctccgtcaaaacgtagaaatgcaaaatcaaaacataaaaatgcaaatatctgacggacatgcagccactctctcattggttgaaccgctaattgtgatggacagccaggatcagtctataagggcttggattttctatcagttctcaccacacaacggtatcatatctttgctcatttaatttcgatatgtaacggtacagtgttattgaaacttactatgtgtaagaatgactagaaatttgagttttctaagtcaagtttcaagcctcataaaatactctggatgcatttaagaaaaagaaattggTTGCCAGAATCCTAGATCTAAAAAGCCATGTATTTCTAAAGACCATTTATCAAaaagtggtgttttttttttccaaacaacaTCTGTACGTGCACTTTTAGTGTCATAGTATTATATAGtgacatgaatacaaaatgctGTATGGAAATGGTATAAGATGGTGTAAAGTGAAtaacataaacatgtacatgataagcTCTAACTCTGTTTTCTTCTGTATTTCAGGGTATTAGAATCTCGGCTGGGCCGACTCTATGCTCTGCTTATGGCAATTGGTTTTTATGTTACTGGGTTCTTGAAGGTAAGTGGAACCAAATATCCTCTCTCCTCCAAGTCTTCTTGCACATTCTTAGTACTGAATCTTCTTAATTAATCAATTCAGATATGTGCTTTTTTTAGTTTTCTGTAGGACAATATTGGTTGTGTACTATTGCAATATGCATTGTTGGAAGAGATCATTGCAGGATAATCTACTGTTAGGTTTTTGTAACTGTTACACTCATCCCAGTTTGCTCCTTCCAGAACTTCCTGTGTTTGCCACGCCCACCTGTAGATGCTGTGGAGAGTCTAGAGAAAGCCTATGACTGGTAAGTATCTAACCTTCAAGCAGACTTTATTTTGTTGGTCTTCTACTGTCTATTTTGCATTAGTATCTCTCTctctacgtcgatgaagattagacatccaggtaataagatacgccaaaaagcaattactcaaacaactggatatgatttttggaaacggtcagacgtttcaagtagcatccactacttttcgtcagtgactgtgagcaagatcagttgaacagcaggtttataaccacgaactatgaattgatatgcaaataaggagaagaatctaaaaatttgtcttctccttatttgcatatcaattcatagttcgtggttataaacctgctgttcaactgatcttgctcacagtcactgacgaaaagtagtggatgctacttgaaacgcctgaccgtttccaaaaatcatatccagttgtttgagtaattgctttttggcgtatctctctctctagtttagtagtatccagtatttcatTATACTGGTGCTGTGGTCCCTGAtacgggtgggcagcagtcgacTAGCCTTCACACTGCATTTCCAGTCAGCTCTGTCCACTTTTTTGTGATCCCACTAGAGAGAGATTTAGAAAGGTAGAAAAGGCTGCACAAGACTAACAAAATGATCCCTGGCTGTTTTTTCTGCTAGGAGATTAGCAAGTATTAGTATTAGCATGGAAAGAGTGGCATTTATTAACCTCACATATAGAAATAACAATCTTATCAGGTTACCCGGTTCTTAAACATTTTCCCAGGGCAGTTTTCACAAAATGCTTTGTTGTTTGTGTCTACAAAATCAGATGTTCTTGAAATTCACTTCTTTCCCCAATTGTTTTTATCATAGAATCTTATGACTTTGGTTTTGAAAAATTGTCAGTTATCATAAATGATGCAACATTGCAAAATCATGACTTTTTTCTTTGCCTCCATTGAAACAGCATTGTGTAGTAAATCATTGTTAGTGTTATCTTTGACATTTACGGGATTTTCCATCACTAAAACGATTATTTGTGTTTCACTGTTTACATGTCATGATGTTGTTTACCTTTCCACCCCAATATAAACAACATTATTCAATAGTGAAACCTTTGCTCTATGGACAGCACAGTTTTTGTTGGCACAACCGCCTACTTACTTTTGTGCCAAGTCACAAGTAAATCATTTAAGCCATTAA
Protein-coding regions in this window:
- the LOC136436835 gene encoding lysosome membrane protein 2-like isoform X1 produces the protein MRCSLRLCVGVTGVCGVLFLGLGIGAIFLFDSLLHDQIKKNEVIEKGSYLYEQWSDIPVPIFMQFWVWDLLNPEEVLQGEKPAVRQKGPYTYSERVVKTNITFYDNGTVSYMQPRTFTFLRNMSVGPENDTFTSLNIPLVTIAELIQNERDIVKDLVSIIERLAQETLFMKLTVGGLVWGYNDSLLVDVNKLVPGLLPSAEFGLFMGRKVNGTDGVYSVFTGKGDVTKVNLIDTWDGQKKLNYWSDDPYCNMINGTDGNFFPPFITKEAKATLFSTDICRSVEGEFIRESSVRGIPTYRYEAPERLFQSGDINPDNKCYCQNQACLPSGLLNISICKQGAPVIMSSPHFYLGDQSLVDSIIGMHPDPEQHKVYFEVEPLSGILLAAGKRLQANIYVKKIDHIQQTGNVREMFYPILWLNESTFIDPVNADKFKSQVTNNIKLMYGVEYGMIGVGCVLLIMFIILFVKHRKRQTNTMTGTSDERTNLLNGDTVQ
- the LOC136436835 gene encoding scavenger receptor class B member 1-like isoform X2, translating into MRCSLRLCVGVTGVCGVLFLGLGIGAIFLFDSLLHDQIKKNEVIEKGSYLYEQWSDIPVPIFMQFWVWDLLNPEEVLQGEKPAVRQKGPYTYSERVVKTNITFYDNGTVSYMQPRTFTFLRNMSVGPENDTFTSLNIPLVTIAELIQNERDIVKDLVSIIERLAQETLFMKLTVGGLVWGYNDSLLVDVNKLVPGLLPSAEFGLFMGRKVNGTDGVYSVFTGKGDVTKVNLIDTWDGQKKLNYWSDDPYCNMINGTDGNFFPPFITKEAKATLFSTDICRSVEGEFIRESSVRGIPTYRYEAPERLFQSGDINPDNKCYCQNQACLPSGLLNISICKQGAPVIMSSPHFYLGDQSLVDSIIGMHPDPEQHKVYFEVEPLTGFPMNVAKRLQINIFVRKVEHILQTGNVREMFYPILWLNESTFIDPVNADKFKSQVTNNIKLMYGVEYGMIGVGCVLLIMFIILFVKHRKRQTNTMTGTSDERTNLLNGDTVQ